One region of Campylobacter concisus genomic DNA includes:
- the rpsT gene encoding 30S ribosomal protein S20: protein MANHKSAEKRARQTIKRTERNRFYRTRLKNITKAVRVAVEAKDLNAANEALKVANKSIHSFVSRGFLKKQTAARRVSRLAQLVNTLKAA, encoded by the coding sequence ATGGCAAACCATAAATCTGCTGAAAAAAGAGCTAGACAAACTATAAAAAGAACAGAAAGAAACAGATTTTACCGCACTAGACTTAAAAACATCACAAAAGCAGTGCGTGTAGCTGTAGAAGCTAAAGATCTAAATGCTGCAAATGAAGCTTTAAAAGTTGCTAACAAAAGCATCCACAGCTTCGTAAGTAGAGGCTTTTTGAAGAAACAAACTGCTGCTCGCCGTGTTAGTCGCCTTGCACAATTAGTAAATACTCTAAAAGCTGCTTAA
- the prfA gene encoding peptide chain release factor 1 encodes MFADKLHPFLDRYNEISTLLSDPNIANDIEKMTKLSKEQSSIEPVATASTKYLEILKDIDENKALLEDTELGELAKDELKNLEISREKLEEEIKILLLPKDPNDDKNIFLEIRAGTGGDEAALFVGDLFNAYIRYAELRGYKFEIVSQSEGNTGGFKEIIVLIKGKGAYSRLKFEGGTHRVQRVPETESQGRVHTSAVTVAIMPEVEDSEIEINPNDIRVDVMRSSGHGGQSVNTTDSAVRITHIPTGLVVTNQDGKSQHKNKEAAMKVLKARLYELQEQERLAKETSERKSQVGTGDRSGRIRTYNYPQNRISDHRINLTLYRLDAIMAAGLFDEIIEPLITHYQAEAMLEAGI; translated from the coding sequence ATGTTTGCTGATAAACTTCATCCATTTTTGGACCGCTATAATGAAATTTCTACGCTTCTTAGTGATCCAAATATAGCAAACGATATCGAAAAGATGACAAAGCTCTCAAAAGAGCAATCATCTATCGAGCCAGTCGCAACTGCCTCAACAAAATATCTAGAAATTTTAAAAGACATCGACGAAAATAAAGCCCTGCTTGAGGACACTGAACTTGGCGAGCTTGCAAAAGATGAGCTTAAAAATTTAGAAATTTCAAGAGAGAAGCTTGAAGAAGAGATCAAAATTTTACTTCTTCCAAAAGATCCAAACGATGATAAAAATATATTTTTAGAAATTCGCGCAGGTACTGGTGGCGATGAGGCTGCACTATTTGTTGGAGATCTTTTTAATGCTTACATTAGATATGCGGAGCTTCGAGGATATAAATTTGAGATCGTTAGCCAAAGCGAGGGTAACACTGGCGGCTTTAAAGAGATCATAGTGCTTATAAAAGGTAAAGGTGCTTACTCGAGGCTAAAATTTGAAGGTGGCACGCATAGAGTTCAGCGTGTGCCAGAGACCGAGAGCCAGGGCAGGGTGCACACTTCGGCTGTTACTGTGGCTATTATGCCAGAGGTCGAGGATAGTGAGATCGAGATCAATCCAAATGATATAAGAGTCGATGTGATGAGAAGCTCGGGCCATGGCGGTCAGTCAGTAAATACAACCGATAGCGCCGTTAGGATCACACATATACCAACAGGCCTTGTTGTCACAAACCAAGATGGCAAGAGTCAGCACAAAAATAAAGAAGCTGCGATGAAGGTGCTAAAGGCTAGACTTTATGAGCTTCAAGAGCAAGAGAGGCTTGCAAAAGAGACTAGTGAGCGAAAGAGCCAAGTTGGCACCGGAGATCGTTCTGGCAGGATAAGGACATACAACTATCCGCAAAACCGCATAAGCGATCACCGTATAAATTTAACACTTTATCGCCTTGATGCGATTATGGCTGCGGGATTATTTGACGAGATCATCGAGCCACTTATTACGCATTATCAAGCAGAAGCTATGCTAGAAGCTGGCATTTAA
- a CDS encoding TOBE domain-containing protein, producing MSISARNQLNVEITEVRTGAVNSLISAKLAGGEVLKATVTVDSEKGLDLKVGKKAIFLFKASSVIVSKDDSIKLSATNQIKGVVSEIKDGAVNAEVIIDVNGSKISAIITRESVSSLALKVGDKVTAIIKATQIIVGVK from the coding sequence ATGTCAATAAGTGCAAGAAATCAACTAAATGTTGAGATCACAGAGGTAAGAACAGGTGCGGTAAATTCACTAATATCTGCTAAGCTTGCAGGCGGTGAGGTGCTAAAAGCAACTGTTACAGTTGATAGTGAAAAAGGTCTTGATCTTAAAGTTGGCAAAAAAGCTATCTTTTTATTCAAAGCTTCAAGCGTTATCGTTTCAAAAGATGACAGCATCAAACTTAGCGCTACAAACCAAATCAAAGGTGTTGTTAGCGAGATAAAAGACGGAGCTGTAAATGCTGAAGTTATTATCGATGTAAATGGCAGCAAAATTTCAGCTATCATCACAAGAGAGTCAGTTAGCAGCCTAGCTTTAAAAGTGGGAGATAAAGTAACTGCGATCATTAAAGCAACTCAAATTATAGTTGGTGTTAAATAA
- a CDS encoding replication/maintenance protein RepL, giving the protein MNEEIYKAIIGEKKVEIINLLVKSCDENGFIVVKISEICEKLDVSKPTVISTFKLLEEKKIFERVKNGVYRFKNL; this is encoded by the coding sequence ATGAATGAAGAAATTTACAAGGCAATCATTGGTGAGAAAAAGGTAGAAATTATAAATTTGCTAGTTAAAAGCTGTGATGAAAATGGCTTTATTGTAGTAAAAATTTCAGAAATTTGTGAAAAGCTAGATGTGAGCAAACCAACCGTGATAAGCACGTTTAAGTTACTTGAAGAGAAGAAAATTTTTGAACGAGTAAAAAACGGAGTTTATAGATTTAAAAATTTATAG
- a CDS encoding diacylglycerol kinase, translating to MRNQPEYKFFKNFGYAREGLAEIFKNEKSFRIEIYIFLVTTISLFFWNFGLVFNLFLIFSMAFVLVCECLNSGLERVTDLASPDYHTLAKAAKDAGSAAVMIANFLCGALWCVAIGYKIWG from the coding sequence ATGAGAAACCAGCCAGAGTATAAATTTTTTAAAAATTTTGGCTACGCAAGAGAGGGTTTGGCTGAAATTTTTAAAAACGAAAAGAGCTTTCGAATAGAAATTTATATATTTTTGGTAACTACGATCTCGCTATTTTTTTGGAATTTTGGCCTTGTTTTTAATCTATTTTTGATCTTTAGCATGGCATTTGTGCTAGTTTGCGAGTGCCTAAACTCGGGCTTAGAGCGAGTAACTGATCTTGCAAGCCCAGACTATCACACCCTAGCAAAGGCGGCAAAAGATGCAGGAAGTGCAGCTGTGATGATCGCAAATTTCTTATGTGGCGCGCTTTGGTGCGTGGCAATAGGGTATAAAATTTGGGGCTAG
- a CDS encoding exodeoxyribonuclease III, which produces MKLISWNVNGLRALVTKDGFAWLTEQKPDFLALQEIKVKESDVPKEIYNLGFKDISVNSGERAGYSGVMSLANFDISTQKAAFFDDTEGRVLEHRFGDIVLFNIYFPNGQKDDERLAYKMDFYEKFLAYCKELVKSGKEVIFCGDVNTAHREIDLKNPKANAKTSGFLPIERAWIDEVLKSGFIDTFRAINGDVADAYSWWSYRFNARAKNVGWRIDYFFISQGLKDRLKDAFILPEITGSDHCPVGIDIEI; this is translated from the coding sequence TTGAAACTTATTAGCTGGAATGTAAATGGCCTTAGAGCACTTGTAACAAAAGATGGTTTTGCATGGCTTACTGAGCAAAAGCCTGATTTTTTGGCGCTTCAAGAGATTAAAGTTAAAGAAAGTGATGTGCCAAAAGAAATTTATAACCTTGGCTTTAAAGATATAAGCGTAAACTCAGGCGAGAGGGCCGGATACTCTGGTGTGATGAGCCTAGCAAATTTTGACATTTCTACACAAAAGGCAGCCTTCTTTGATGACACGGAGGGGCGTGTTTTGGAGCATAGATTTGGCGATATTGTACTTTTTAATATCTATTTTCCAAACGGACAAAAGGATGACGAGCGCCTAGCCTATAAAATGGACTTTTACGAGAAATTTCTAGCTTACTGCAAAGAACTTGTAAAAAGCGGTAAAGAGGTGATATTTTGCGGTGATGTAAATACCGCTCACCGTGAGATCGACCTTAAAAATCCAAAGGCAAATGCCAAAACTTCTGGCTTTTTACCTATCGAGCGAGCATGGATCGATGAGGTGCTAAAAAGTGGCTTTATAGATACTTTTAGAGCTATAAATGGCGACGTAGCAGACGCTTACTCGTGGTGGAGCTACCGCTTTAATGCAAGGGCTAAAAACGTCGGTTGGAGAATTGATTATTTTTTTATTTCGCAAGGATTAAAAGATAGGCTAAAAGACGCATTTATCTTGCCAGAGATCACAGGCAGCGATCACTGCCCAGTTGGGATAGATATAGAAATTTAG